The region atatatGGCTAAGATGTACTATAAGTCCATAATCTCCTTATGAAATTGCTGCCCCCATTTGACTGGGGAAATTGATTAAAGCAGTTTCACAGCTTGGACTCCCGGCTGGGGGGGGTTCATCCTGCCAGGAATGTCTTGGTCCCAGTTAGGCTGCTAGGTGTGTGAGGTTTTTTCTCTTGGAGCTGTTGAACTTGGACCATCTGCTAAGCCAAAAGCCCTGTCTCAGCTTCACACGGATATGATACAATCAATTGGCATAAAATTACACCCCCCCATGTTTTTCATAGGTGGTCTTTACAGTCCATTATCAGTGGGGTGAAAACCTGATTGTGTCATTTTATAGTCAGTGACAGAACTGGTTTTTCAACATGGCCTCACAAAATTATCGCCACCTTCTGATAGCCGCTTGGGCTTCTGTCCTGGCTCCGGCTCCTGGATTCCCTTTCTGCTAACTTTGAATGGCTGTACAGGGCTGTGTCAGGAGTTGGGACTTCAGCAATCAGAGGCTCCTGTATTCCCTCTACTGCTATTCTTTTTTTTAAAGTGGCATCTGAATCCACACTGTACTACTGTGGGAAAATGGTGCAGAGGGGGTGCAGCGGCATGTGCAGAGGGGGTGCAGTGGCATGTGCAGACAACACAAATAGCAACCAGAAAGAGAAGACTGGTTTCTTCTTTTGGTGGGGGGTTGCTAATTTGCTATACTCATTTACGTATATActtaaaaccaagagtggaacaatcggatgaaaagtataatagaggcACGTCACCAGttctgtatttatctcccactcctggtcttggctacaaatactgatgtaaaaaactgaatatgtgaacgtggcctatcaCTGATATACGAGTAGAGCAGCTCAGAACATTTGTAACCTACTACAACATTCAACTTCTGGCCGATGTCATACTGGAGACACAGGTCCCCCATATTTGGCAATGAATTGGGGTCCAAGTGGTGGGACACACACTGATATTACAGCTATCATTACCCAGTGGATAGGTGATATCTGATGGGGGGGATAGGCGATATAACATGTTTTTATATGTTCTGCCTACTCTCATATCAGTCTTaataaaggttgttttttttttctcttttgcccACAGAATTCACTGAAAGTCCAGTAGAACATTGCAGCATTTGCTATCCCTCCTGTGGAAGTTTCCTCCAGTCTCTTGAATTTGTGCCACGAGGATTCGGTTACATGGCTGATATTCAGTCTAGTACTGACCCGTACCATTCATCTAATACTCTTATGTATCACCTTTTTTAGCTTTTGCCATTGAACAAGACACATGTTGAATAATTATTGATTACTGTTGGTATATTATACAGATAAATCCTGTTTGTGCAAACCCAAATCTCCCATAAATTGAAAGAAATCTTTCACAAGTCAGAATTGGGGGCATAGTAATTTTTTGGGCCGAGGGATTAAAAAGGGTGTGTTTGCCGATCGTCGATCAATTAAAGCCCACTTTAGACAGGCTGATCGCACACAGTGTCCAGTGCACACAGAACAATCCATTACTATAGATCAGGAGTCTCAAACTCAGCTGGGTAAATGGGACGCACAGAGAAAAAAAGTTAATATGACGGGCTGCGTTCTTTGCGGGAGAAGAATACCGTTTCAGTGATGCCATTGTTGTTCTATATGACTATTtgatcgtgtttttttttttttttatttttttttttaatggtgattATTCTTTTTGGCCCAATACAGTAATAATGTTTTTACAATTAATGCCCCATATAGTAATTCTGGTACCCCATCCTGTATTgatgtccccatcctggacccaTCTTATAGTGATGACCCCATCCTGGTCCAACTCTTGTAACAGTGTCCCAATCCTAGTCCCATCTTATAGTGatgaccccatcctggtccccttcttgtaaCAGTGTCCCCCATTTTTGTTGCTATTTACAtacacccataaaaaaaaaaaatctcaccagACCTCGTGCCCTCAGCAAACagtgtcctcttcctcctccccaGCCAGGGCGCTTAGCAATGGCATCATTTATGGCCACGTCAGGACCCCAATGTCAGTGGCTGGTATTGGTATCGCTGTTTAAAGATCCGGTTTCTGTGGCACAATACATTTCAATAGAATGTGTGGGAGGACGTACATTCAGTTGAAAAGCAGTGCTGATGTCGGCGGGCTCATGGTTGCTGGACCCTGTGATCTCAGGGTCCCGAGAGCTGCACGGCAGAACCTCAGGAGCCACATGCGGCCCCTGCTATAGACTGTTTATACTGGTGAAAAGGGCACATTTTCTGTAGTCCAGTATTGCACTATACCATTCATCTAATGATCTTTTGCATTGACTTTCTATTTGTTTTTGCCTTTGAACAATACACATATTGAGGTGACAAACCAATATAAGCCACGTGTGTAATATTTATTAATTACTGTTGGTATAATTTACAGATAAATACTGCTTGTGCAAACCCAAATCTCCcaacaaatgaaaaataaaaagtttctcAAGTCCCTATTGGGATCCAGTAATTCTTCATTCGCAGGAAGAAGAGGGTGAACATTAAAACCACTGAAATGGTGAAAAGATGTCGGTGGAGGACTCTAGAAGATGAGGAGTAAGGGTGGTCTGGCTGGGATCGCCAGAGAGGGTGTAGTTAGGGGTTTTTTCCTTCATAAGTCGGATGGATCAGAGAAGGGCACAGAAGAATTTCTTCTCTCTGAATGGGTTTTCGGATGTGGGCACTGGTGTGATCAGTGGATCCTCGCACGCGTGAGCGTCACAGAAAGCCATCAGGTCTGATGCGGCCTTTGAGACCTATATAGAAAAACAAGGTTGTATGTGAGGGCTCAGATATGAGTATAGACACTGATCAGACTGTAGTGATCACATAGGTTTAGGATGAATTGTGCATTTTACATTACAAAAGATTAAATCGTGAGCAAAATTCCAGAACAAATGTGCAACAAATAAAGGATAGTATGAATTTAATAATCGGCACCATTTgttaaaaatttattttatttttaaaaatttttttcctGTCACGTGTTTTGTAAAACCCCATTCACATTCGTTTGCATACTCTAGTTATTGTTTTCAGATGCATAATTGGCACTGAAAACAAAAATCCGTCAAGCCTGAACATGGTCATAAAAGTGTTTTCAGTTTTAAAGGTTCTTATTCCCATAGGCTTGTACTtttataaaaatgataaaattagCATCACTCATCCTCCATAGGTGAATAGCGCTGACTTCTATTATTTTTACCTTGCACAATCCCCTAGGCATAAGGAAGATTATTACAGAAAaccccattaaaggggttgtccaggacttagaCACTGACAACCTCGATTTTTGGAGTCCATCACCTCCGATCAGATGGTGCAGGTCCTGTTGAAGCCAGAATAAAACTGAAACAAACTGTGTATGGTGCCGGGATACCAGAGCACAGTTTAGTGGCCATTCTTGGTTACTGAGGGAATCTGACAGCagaatgatgtagggacagagacactgattctagcgatgtatcacttagtttattgggtgaagcagttgtgataaaatctgttttctctgctgcagaactagcagagctctgaaagctgagctgtgtataacccctcccacaccactggcaacctttctgcctatgcacagtgtacacacacaaagcagccaatcagtagtgggtgtgtggttggaccaggagtcatgaga is a window of Ranitomeya variabilis isolate aRanVar5 chromosome 2, aRanVar5.hap1, whole genome shotgun sequence DNA encoding:
- the GNG3 gene encoding guanine nucleotide-binding protein G(I)/G(S)/G(O) subunit gamma-3, whose amino-acid sequence is MKGDTPVNSTLSIGQARKLVEQLKIEASMCRIKVSKAASDLMAFCDAHACEDPLITPVPTSENPFREKKFFCALL